TGGAATTTCTGACGCGGTTGCGGGAGTTCTTCCAGGAGGTGACGGCCGAGTTCAGGCGGGTGAACTGGCCGAGCCGTCAAGAGGTGGCGGCGTCGACGGTGGTGGTGCTGGCGGTGGTGTTGGTCCTGTCCATGTATCTGGGCGCCGTCGACGTGGCGTTGTCGCGCCTGGTGGAGGTGATCCTGAAATGAGCGAGACCGGCACGACCGCCAAGCAGTGGTTCGTGGTGCACACCTACTCCGGCTTCGAGAACAAGGTGGCCTCGGGCATCGAGTCGCGCGCCAAGATCTTTGGACTGCAAGACATGATCGGGCGCGTGATCGTGCCCACCGAGAAGGTGCGCGAGATCCGCAAGAGCAAGAAGATCGAGACCGAACAGAAGTTCTTCCCGGGCTACCTGCTCGTGGAGATGGAGCTGACCGACGACACGTGGCACCTCGTTCGCTCCACCCCGAAGGTGACCGGCTTCGTGGGCTCCGGGTCCAAGCCGGTGCCCCTGCCGCCCGAAGAGGTCGAGGGGATCCTGCGGCAGATGGAGGAAGGCGCGGAGAAGCCGAAGCTCAAGTCGACCTTCCAGAAGGGCGACAAGGTGCGGGTGATCGAGGGGCCGTTCGTGAACTTCCAGGGCTCCATCGACGACCTGAACCCGGAGCGCGGCAAGCTCAAGGTCATGGTGGCCATCTTCGGGCGGCTCACGCCCGTGGAGCTCGAGTACT
This is a stretch of genomic DNA from Candidatus Methylomirabilota bacterium. It encodes these proteins:
- the secE gene encoding preprotein translocase subunit SecE; the encoded protein is MEFLTRLREFFQEVTAEFRRVNWPSRQEVAASTVVVLAVVLVLSMYLGAVDVALSRLVEVILK
- the nusG gene encoding transcription termination/antitermination protein NusG; the protein is MSETGTTAKQWFVVHTYSGFENKVASGIESRAKIFGLQDMIGRVIVPTEKVREIRKSKKIETEQKFFPGYLLVEMELTDDTWHLVRSTPKVTGFVGSGSKPVPLPPEEVEGILRQMEEGAEKPKLKSTFQKGDKVRVIEGPFVNFQGSIDDLNPERGKLKVMVAIFGRLTPVELEYYQVERL